From Actinoplanes oblitus, a single genomic window includes:
- a CDS encoding glycoside hydrolase family 27 protein produces MKKLRTLLATGLLLLAGTATVLPGTAAQALDNGVARTPPMGWNSWNTFGCNISETLIRQMADAMVSSGMRDLGYQYVVVDDCWFNPNRDGSGNLQGDPTRFPSGMKALGDYLHGKGLKFGIYQVPLDKTCAQYFNSYPGATGSGGHEAQDARQFAAWGVDYLKYDWCSPTGTIDQQVTTFAKMRDALAATGRPIVYSINPNSIHAKTGPQRNWGDVANMWRTTEDISAAWDTGQTNGYPMGVKNIVDVTVPLAGYARPGQFNDPDMMEVGRSGLTDTEQRSHFALWAMLASPLIAGNDLRSMSAATQTILKNPRLIAINQDTLGLQATQVANDGTRRVLAKRLANGDVAVALFNQGGSTTTVSTTAAAIGKSGSSFTLQDAWSGATTTSTGGISASVPAHGTVVYRVSGGTSTPPTSTTLVSAASGRCLDVPNGATANGTQPVIWDCNGGTNQRWTSTGQTLQALGKCLDSPVGATAGSKVQLWDCNGGTNQQWTLNADGTIRGTASGLCLDVDHNLTANGTPVLLWTCTAATNQRWSRV; encoded by the coding sequence ATGAAGAAACTCAGGACGCTGCTCGCGACGGGACTGCTGCTGCTCGCCGGTACGGCGACGGTCCTTCCCGGCACCGCCGCCCAGGCCCTGGACAACGGCGTGGCCCGTACCCCGCCGATGGGCTGGAACAGCTGGAACACCTTCGGCTGCAACATCAGCGAGACACTCATCCGGCAGATGGCCGACGCGATGGTCAGCAGCGGCATGCGCGACCTCGGCTACCAGTACGTCGTCGTCGACGACTGCTGGTTCAACCCGAACCGCGACGGGTCCGGCAACCTGCAGGGCGACCCCACCCGGTTCCCCAGCGGCATGAAGGCCCTCGGTGACTACCTGCACGGCAAGGGCCTCAAGTTCGGCATCTACCAGGTCCCGCTGGACAAGACCTGCGCGCAGTACTTCAACAGCTATCCCGGCGCCACCGGTAGCGGCGGCCACGAGGCGCAGGACGCCCGGCAGTTCGCCGCCTGGGGCGTCGACTACCTCAAGTACGACTGGTGCTCGCCCACCGGCACCATCGACCAGCAGGTCACCACGTTCGCCAAAATGCGTGACGCGCTCGCGGCCACCGGCCGGCCGATCGTCTACAGCATCAACCCGAACAGCATCCACGCCAAGACCGGGCCGCAGCGCAACTGGGGCGACGTGGCGAACATGTGGCGCACCACCGAGGACATCAGCGCCGCCTGGGACACCGGGCAGACCAACGGCTATCCGATGGGCGTGAAGAACATCGTCGACGTCACGGTGCCGCTGGCCGGTTACGCCCGGCCGGGACAGTTCAACGACCCGGACATGATGGAGGTCGGCCGCAGCGGCCTGACCGACACCGAGCAGCGCAGCCACTTCGCGCTCTGGGCGATGCTGGCCTCCCCGCTGATCGCCGGCAACGACCTGCGCTCGATGAGCGCTGCCACCCAGACCATCCTGAAGAACCCGCGGCTGATCGCGATCAACCAGGACACCCTCGGGTTGCAGGCGACCCAGGTCGCCAATGACGGGACCCGTCGCGTGCTGGCCAAGCGGCTGGCCAACGGCGATGTCGCGGTGGCGCTGTTCAACCAGGGCGGCTCCACCACCACGGTGTCGACCACCGCCGCCGCGATCGGCAAGTCCGGCAGCTCGTTCACCCTGCAGGACGCGTGGAGCGGCGCCACCACGACCAGCACCGGTGGCATCAGCGCCAGCGTGCCCGCGCACGGCACCGTCGTCTACCGGGTCAGCGGCGGGACCAGCACCCCGCCGACCAGCACCACGCTCGTCAGCGCCGCCTCGGGACGCTGTCTCGACGTGCCGAACGGAGCCACCGCCAACGGCACCCAGCCGGTCATCTGGGACTGCAACGGTGGCACCAACCAGCGCTGGACCAGCACCGGCCAGACCCTGCAGGCCCTCGGCAAGTGCCTGGACTCACCGGTGGGGGCCACCGCCGGCAGCAAGGTCCAGCTCTGGGACTGCAACGGCGGCACCAACCAGCAGTGGACGCTCAACGCCGACGGCACCATCCGAGGCACCGCCTCCGGCCTGTGCCTGGACGTCGACCACAACCTGACCGCCAACGGCACGCCGGTCCTGCTCTGGACCTGCACCGCCGCCACCAACCAGCGCTGGAGCCGTGTCTGA